One window from the genome of Fulvivirga lutea encodes:
- a CDS encoding UDP-N-acetylmuramate--L-alanine ligase codes for MSQESQNIHFIAIGGSIMHNLAIALKKKGFNITGSDDEIFEPSRSLLQKNGLLPEKVGWDESKIHEGLDAVILGMHAREDNPELKKAQELGVKIYSFPDYIYEQSIDKQRIVIAGSHGKTTITSIIMHVLKYHNKKFDYAVGARIAGFEEMVQLSDAPIIIIEGDEYLSSPIDRTPKFLKYHHHIGLISGVWWDHINVFPTEEEYVKQFDLFADATPKAGSLIYSDDDSLGTVIGQKGREDVNEIPYKTHPHSIEDGVTYLTHGNETIPVKLFGKHNLQNISGAMAVLKRIGITDDMFYMAIQSFSGADKRLELIGENNGMAIYKDYAHAPSKVKATTLAVKEQYPARDLVACLELHTFSSLNKDFIDQYKGTMKYANVPIVFYSPSTLEKKQLDPISKDDIKKSFGEANLNVFDDRDEMIEFLKQQNWRNKNLLLMTSGTFNGLDYHSLPELLK; via the coding sequence ATGAGTCAAGAATCACAAAACATACATTTTATAGCCATTGGTGGAAGCATCATGCATAACCTGGCCATCGCCTTAAAGAAAAAAGGCTTCAATATTACCGGTTCAGATGATGAAATTTTCGAACCATCAAGATCATTATTACAAAAAAATGGCCTTCTGCCTGAAAAAGTTGGTTGGGATGAAAGTAAAATTCATGAAGGGCTGGATGCTGTGATTTTGGGGATGCATGCACGTGAGGATAATCCGGAATTAAAGAAAGCTCAAGAACTAGGAGTAAAAATTTATTCCTTCCCAGATTACATTTATGAACAATCCATAGATAAACAACGCATAGTAATAGCTGGTAGCCATGGTAAAACGACTATTACATCCATTATTATGCATGTTTTAAAGTATCATAATAAAAAGTTTGATTATGCAGTAGGTGCTCGAATTGCGGGTTTTGAAGAAATGGTTCAATTATCTGACGCACCAATTATCATCATTGAAGGTGATGAATACCTTTCTTCCCCTATCGACAGGACTCCTAAATTTTTAAAATACCACCATCACATAGGTTTAATTTCAGGTGTTTGGTGGGATCATATTAACGTATTCCCTACAGAGGAAGAGTATGTAAAACAATTTGACCTATTCGCAGATGCGACTCCAAAAGCGGGATCGTTAATATACAGCGATGATGATTCGCTAGGTACTGTTATTGGTCAAAAAGGAAGAGAAGATGTAAATGAAATACCATATAAAACACATCCGCATAGTATTGAGGATGGTGTAACATATCTTACTCATGGGAATGAAACTATACCGGTAAAACTATTTGGCAAGCATAATTTGCAGAATATCAGTGGTGCCATGGCGGTGCTAAAACGAATTGGAATTACTGATGACATGTTTTACATGGCCATTCAATCTTTTAGTGGCGCGGATAAGCGATTGGAATTGATAGGCGAAAACAACGGAATGGCAATTTATAAAGACTATGCCCATGCACCGTCAAAAGTAAAGGCTACAACGCTAGCAGTAAAAGAACAGTACCCTGCAAGGGATTTGGTGGCTTGCCTTGAGTTGCATACGTTCAGCAGTTTAAACAAAGACTTTATTGATCAATACAAAGGCACAATGAAATATGCCAATGTTCCCATTGTGTTCTATAGTCCAAGCACCTTGGAGAAGAAACAGCTTGATCCTATCTCAAAAGATGATATTAAAAAGAGTTTTGGTGAAGCTAACTTGAACGTATTTGATGACCGAGATGAAATGATTGAGTTCTTAAAACAGCAAAACTGGCGTAATAAAAATTTACTTTTGATGACGTCTGGCACATTTAACGGACTTGATTACCATTCTTTACCAGAGCTTTTAAAGTAG
- a CDS encoding 3'-5' exonuclease: MKLNLKNPLTFFDLETTGTNTVQDRIVEISVVKVMPNGETITKTNKINPTVPIPVETSLIHGIYDEDVKDAPTFKNIAKSLAQFLEGSDLAGFNILKFDVPLLVEEFLRAGVEFDTSKRKLIDAQKIFHMMEKRTLSAAYQFYCGKTLDDAHSAEADTLATLEVLQAQVAKYDGEDVVDNLGKKVGVIKNDMAVLHEITSSNLVDLAGRMVLNKDGQEVFNFGKFRNRLVSEVLEKEPGYYNWMMNGDFPQDTKRKLTEIKLRGIGNS; encoded by the coding sequence ATGAAGTTAAACCTCAAGAACCCGCTCACTTTTTTTGATCTGGAAACAACAGGTACTAATACTGTTCAAGACAGAATTGTGGAAATCTCTGTAGTAAAAGTGATGCCAAATGGCGAGACTATTACCAAAACCAACAAGATAAACCCAACCGTTCCGATACCGGTGGAAACAAGCTTAATACACGGTATTTATGATGAGGATGTGAAGGATGCTCCCACTTTTAAAAATATTGCTAAGAGCTTAGCTCAATTTCTTGAAGGGTCTGATTTGGCCGGCTTCAATATTCTTAAGTTTGATGTGCCTCTTTTGGTTGAAGAATTTCTGAGAGCAGGTGTTGAATTTGACACCTCCAAACGAAAGTTGATTGATGCCCAAAAGATTTTCCATATGATGGAAAAACGTACTTTATCGGCTGCTTATCAATTTTATTGTGGCAAAACGCTGGATGACGCTCATAGCGCTGAAGCAGATACGCTTGCCACCTTAGAAGTATTACAAGCACAAGTAGCCAAATATGATGGTGAGGATGTAGTTGACAACCTTGGCAAAAAAGTAGGCGTCATTAAAAATGACATGGCCGTATTGCATGAAATCACAAGCTCTAATCTGGTAGACCTTGCTGGTAGAATGGTGCTAAATAAAGACGGTCAAGAGGTATTTAACTTTGGTAAGTTCAGAAATAGATTAGTATCTGAAGTTTTGGAAAAAGAGCCTGGCTATTACAACTGGATGATGAATGGTGATTTCCCACAAGACACCAAAAGAAAGTTGACTGAGATTAAGTTGAGGGGAATCGGCAACAGCTAA
- a CDS encoding porin family protein → MKSKLFTITFLIIAINSQAQNPIGIGLKGGYGSFSQDYQFKQPPGTVFAAGPDDYSYNVYHFGAFSLIPLSKRFTFQPELLYSEKGSYIKSAPLANFQLHYIDLPLLMRINFGAFSIYSGPQFGFLAKAENGLGDDIKDGFKNTSISIVYGFQVDFGFGLIIGGRFDKGVSDISNVEEGDLFETKDGIKNQGVQAYIGWQLFKLNK, encoded by the coding sequence ATGAAATCTAAACTATTTACAATTACATTTTTAATTATTGCTATTAATTCTCAGGCGCAAAATCCCATTGGGATTGGCTTAAAAGGTGGATATGGAAGCTTTAGCCAGGATTATCAGTTCAAGCAGCCTCCTGGAACCGTGTTTGCTGCAGGTCCAGATGACTATTCTTATAATGTCTATCATTTTGGAGCATTTAGCTTAATACCATTAAGCAAGAGATTTACATTTCAACCTGAACTACTGTACAGCGAAAAAGGATCATATATTAAATCAGCGCCTTTGGCTAACTTTCAACTTCACTACATTGATCTCCCATTGTTAATGAGGATTAACTTTGGAGCATTTAGTATCTACTCAGGTCCTCAGTTTGGTTTTTTAGCTAAAGCAGAAAACGGCCTTGGTGATGATATAAAAGACGGATTTAAAAATACTAGTATTTCAATTGTATACGGTTTTCAAGTTGATTTTGGCTTCGGCTTAATAATTGGCGGTAGGTTTGATAAAGGTGTATCGGATATTAGCAATGTAGAGGAAGGTGATTTATTTGAAACTAAAGATGGAATTAAAAACCAAGGAGTACAAGCATACATTGGCTGGCAACTTTTTAAACTGAACAAATAA
- a CDS encoding fumarylacetoacetate hydrolase family protein, protein MKILAIGRNYAEHIKELNNERPSEPVIFTKPDTALLKNGEDFYYPDYSKDIHHEIELVLRICKVGKNIEEKFAHKYYDQIGLGIDFTARDLQSKAKEKGLPWAIAKGFDGSAPISNFLPLSGFKDINNINFSLKVNNEVRQQGNTSLMLFGFDYMVSYLSKFFTLKTGDLIFTGTPSGVGPIEIGQKLEGFIEDEKLLEVNIK, encoded by the coding sequence ATGAAAATCCTAGCCATAGGCCGCAATTATGCTGAGCACATCAAAGAGCTAAACAATGAACGTCCTTCTGAGCCTGTCATATTCACCAAGCCAGACACTGCCCTACTTAAAAATGGTGAGGACTTCTATTACCCGGATTATTCAAAGGATATCCACCATGAAATTGAATTGGTGCTTAGAATTTGTAAAGTTGGTAAAAACATAGAGGAAAAATTCGCTCATAAGTATTACGATCAAATTGGATTAGGAATAGATTTTACAGCCAGAGACCTGCAATCAAAGGCTAAGGAAAAAGGGTTACCTTGGGCCATAGCAAAAGGATTTGACGGCTCTGCCCCTATTTCGAACTTTTTACCTTTATCTGGTTTTAAGGATATAAATAATATCAACTTTTCGTTAAAGGTTAATAATGAAGTGCGGCAGCAGGGAAATACATCATTGATGCTTTTTGGGTTCGATTACATGGTATCTTATCTGTCAAAGTTCTTCACATTAAAAACAGGTGATTTAATATTTACAGGAACACCAAGCGGAGTAGGACCTATTGAAATTGGACAAAAACTGGAGGGATTTATAGAGGATGAGAAATTGTTGGAAGTTAATATTAAGTAG
- a CDS encoding M23 family metallopeptidase translates to MRNCWKLILSSALLFGQYFNCFAQLEAADYRSEAYYMFPIKPGTQNTLAGTMGELRSTHFHTGIDIRTEGRTGLPVHAAAMGYISRVAVSTSGYGNALYVTHPNGHTTVYAHLEKFEGPIAEYVLKEQYRLKTFELDQSLYQGKFIVQKGDTIAWSGNSGSSGGPHLHFDIRDEKQQPLNPLSYGFDEVLDRTPPIAEKIIARTLNEKSRVGGVFGQEEYRLRRIGNNYKLDRPIQAIGEIGLMLDAHDKLDYSRFRCGINTMIMEVNGTSTYEYRIKKFSFGEQKNIYKHMSYEDLYKSGERWHKLYVDDGNELRFYSSNKNNGKLYVKEGDQLTVKITMIDTYGNRSHVDLSIEGKLSKPLSNQWVSGINTDIQENIMIISSPKSFDDNLSLNGVPLLPSYITASSKVYLYDLRKDLPKLMDVGGEFIPLSFKETIAPNKSYTYYSDEVDVYFQREALFDTLYFESNYISDSIAKNEVWTVGRTTVPLRKSIKVELKTDKDYDRNFSAAYFLDGKTPYYEGGNWEKNQISFWTRKFGDFTILTDSIAPYIRQVRVNSNDLMFKISDNLSGIKDFNCYVNDEWVLMHYDYKRALIWSEKLNKNKPFNGIVKLIVRDNMNNETILETKIY, encoded by the coding sequence ATGAGAAATTGTTGGAAGTTAATATTAAGTAGTGCGCTGTTATTTGGGCAATATTTCAACTGCTTTGCTCAGTTAGAAGCGGCCGACTATCGTAGCGAAGCGTATTACATGTTTCCAATCAAGCCGGGCACGCAAAACACGCTGGCCGGCACCATGGGTGAATTAAGATCTACTCATTTTCACACAGGCATTGATATCAGGACTGAAGGCAGAACCGGTTTACCAGTACATGCTGCGGCCATGGGTTATATTTCCAGAGTAGCTGTTTCTACATCTGGTTATGGGAATGCATTATATGTAACTCACCCAAACGGACACACCACTGTTTATGCCCACCTTGAGAAGTTTGAAGGACCTATAGCGGAATATGTGTTGAAAGAACAATACAGACTTAAAACATTTGAATTAGATCAATCACTTTATCAAGGTAAGTTTATAGTACAAAAAGGTGATACAATAGCCTGGTCAGGTAATTCCGGATCTTCTGGTGGCCCACATCTTCATTTTGATATAAGGGATGAAAAGCAACAACCTCTCAACCCATTGAGTTACGGCTTTGATGAGGTTCTAGATCGTACACCACCTATTGCAGAAAAGATAATAGCCAGAACATTAAACGAAAAGTCGCGCGTTGGCGGAGTATTTGGCCAGGAAGAATATCGCCTAAGACGTATCGGCAATAATTACAAGCTTGATAGACCCATTCAAGCGATAGGTGAGATTGGTTTGATGCTCGATGCACATGACAAACTTGATTATTCAAGATTTAGATGTGGGATTAATACCATGATTATGGAGGTAAATGGCACTTCTACTTATGAATACAGAATTAAGAAGTTCTCATTCGGTGAACAAAAGAATATTTACAAACATATGAGCTATGAAGATCTATATAAAAGCGGTGAGCGTTGGCACAAACTGTATGTGGATGATGGCAATGAATTAAGATTCTATAGCTCAAATAAAAATAACGGTAAACTCTATGTAAAAGAGGGCGATCAGTTAACTGTGAAAATTACCATGATAGATACTTATGGAAACAGAAGCCATGTTGATTTATCCATCGAAGGAAAACTATCAAAACCATTGAGTAACCAATGGGTAAGCGGCATAAATACAGATATTCAGGAAAATATCATGATCATTTCATCGCCAAAGTCATTTGATGATAATCTTTCTCTCAATGGTGTTCCACTACTTCCCTCCTATATCACTGCAAGCAGTAAAGTATACTTGTACGATCTTAGGAAAGATTTACCAAAATTAATGGATGTGGGAGGCGAATTTATTCCACTTTCATTTAAAGAGACTATTGCGCCTAATAAGTCCTATACTTATTACAGTGATGAGGTTGACGTTTACTTTCAACGAGAGGCTTTATTCGATACACTGTATTTTGAAAGTAACTACATCTCCGATTCCATTGCCAAAAACGAAGTTTGGACAGTTGGACGCACAACAGTCCCATTAAGAAAGTCGATAAAAGTTGAATTAAAGACTGACAAAGATTACGACAGAAATTTTTCAGCCGCATATTTCTTGGATGGAAAAACACCTTACTATGAAGGCGGCAATTGGGAGAAAAATCAGATTTCTTTCTGGACCCGTAAGTTTGGAGACTTCACCATTCTTACTGATAGTATCGCACCCTATATAAGGCAAGTTAGAGTAAACTCAAATGACTTGATGTTTAAGATAAGTGATAACCTATCCGGAATAAAGGATTTCAACTGCTATGTTAATGATGAATGGGTATTAATGCATTACGATTATAAAAGAGCATTAATCTGGTCTGAAAAGCTCAATAAAAACAAACCTTTTAATGGAATTGTTAAGTTGATTGTTCGTGATAATATGAACAATGAAACAATATTGGAAACTAAAATTTATTAA
- the bcp gene encoding thioredoxin-dependent thiol peroxidase: MELKAGDKAPDFEVNDQNGNAVKLSDFKGKKVVLYFYPKDNTPGCTAESCNLRDNYQALQAAGYEVLGVSTDSEKSHQKFIEKQNLPFTLLADTEKQIHEKYGTWVEKQMYGRKYMGTARVTFLINEKGVIEEVIEKVKTKEHAAQILK; the protein is encoded by the coding sequence ATGGAATTAAAAGCAGGTGACAAAGCGCCAGATTTTGAAGTAAATGATCAGAACGGCAATGCTGTTAAACTATCTGACTTCAAAGGCAAAAAGGTTGTACTCTACTTTTACCCTAAAGATAATACCCCGGGCTGTACGGCAGAATCTTGTAACCTGAGAGATAATTATCAAGCTCTTCAAGCTGCAGGTTACGAAGTGCTCGGTGTAAGTACTGATAGCGAAAAGTCACATCAGAAATTTATTGAAAAGCAAAATCTACCTTTTACGCTGTTGGCCGATACGGAGAAACAAATTCATGAAAAGTATGGCACTTGGGTAGAAAAACAGATGTATGGTAGAAAATATATGGGCACGGCCCGAGTTACATTCTTAATTAATGAGAAAGGTGTAATTGAAGAAGTTATTGAAAAGGTGAAAACTAAGGAGCACGCTGCTCAGATATTAAAATAA
- a CDS encoding M16 family metallopeptidase produces MKTKYIFLFVLLSTSLSFGQTKLIEKVEQKEGEIVIPYEKYELENGLTLIIHEDHSDPLVHVDVTYHVGSAREELKKSGFAHFFEHMMFQGSENVADEEHFKIVNESGGTLNGTTNRDRTNYYETLPKNQLETALWLESDRMGFLLSSVTQKKFEIQRETVKNEKGQNYDNSPYGQWREINSKALYPYGHPYSWLTIGILEDLDRVDVSDLKKFFLRWYGPNNATLTIGGDVEVQDVISKVEKYFGDIPRGPEVEPLKLDPISIDTDRYVSYYDKNIRFPALLMTLPTVPQYHPDEPALDCLGEILGTGRSSYFYKKFVETQKAIQASVFHGTSELAGEFTMFVLPYPGKSLSEFEAEMRQALEEFEKNGVKDEDIEKFKARYESSRINGLATVSGKVAQLAAFETYTGNPNYIQEELKKYLAVTKEDVIRVYNKYVKGKPAVIQSVLAEEDGQPAKPDNFEPTIEGPNPYPTTDYSGLEYKRPESSFDRSKRPIPSASPLVSVPEVWTTKMKNGIKVIGTISDEIPTVAIELTINGGHKMEANMLEKSGVAEMTSSMLTESTENYTAEQLSEELLKLGSSISASVDDNTTTITVQTLVKNLEPTIKLFEEVLLRPKFTEVDFNRVKKQQLEGVKSQQKQPSSIASNVYRRLIYGDEHVYSVPASGIEETVEKITLEDVKNFYTNYYSPSLSELVIVGDISKNDIIKKLSFLTNWQAKEVTIPDVNVNKKVDRTKIYLVDKESAPQSEIRIGYLTDMTYDATGEYFESYLMNFNLGGAFNSRINLNLREDKGYTYGAGMYFSSDDDPGPYTAYAGVRANVTDSAVSEFMKEIKLYADKGINEDELSFMKKSIGQRESRAYEAPWQKTGFLRRILHYDLDTDYVKQQNKIIDNMTVKRINELASEKLPYDKMNIVVVGDKKNIEPGLARLGYEIVQIDEKGNVVKDNTKIDTSK; encoded by the coding sequence ATGAAAACCAAATATATATTTTTATTCGTTTTACTATCCACCAGCCTAAGCTTTGGTCAGACAAAGCTGATTGAAAAGGTAGAGCAGAAAGAGGGCGAGATAGTTATTCCCTATGAAAAATACGAACTGGAGAATGGCTTAACGCTGATTATTCATGAAGATCATTCTGACCCTCTAGTCCATGTAGATGTCACCTATCACGTTGGTTCAGCGCGCGAAGAGTTAAAAAAATCAGGTTTTGCTCATTTTTTTGAGCATATGATGTTTCAAGGCTCAGAAAATGTGGCTGACGAAGAACATTTTAAAATTGTAAACGAGTCCGGAGGAACATTGAACGGAACCACCAATCGCGACAGGACTAATTACTATGAAACGCTCCCAAAAAATCAGTTAGAGACCGCACTATGGCTGGAGTCCGACAGGATGGGTTTTTTATTAAGTTCTGTTACTCAAAAGAAGTTTGAAATTCAACGTGAGACAGTTAAAAATGAGAAAGGTCAGAATTATGATAATAGTCCATACGGTCAGTGGAGAGAAATTAACTCAAAGGCATTATATCCCTATGGCCATCCTTATTCATGGTTAACCATTGGTATTCTTGAAGATCTTGACCGAGTAGATGTCTCTGATCTAAAAAAATTCTTTTTAAGATGGTATGGGCCAAACAATGCTACACTTACAATTGGTGGAGATGTTGAAGTACAGGATGTAATTAGTAAGGTAGAAAAATACTTCGGTGATATTCCAAGAGGCCCTGAAGTTGAACCACTAAAGTTAGATCCTATCTCTATAGACACAGACAGATATGTTTCCTATTACGATAAAAACATTCGATTTCCTGCGCTATTAATGACATTGCCTACTGTGCCTCAGTATCATCCTGATGAGCCTGCATTGGATTGTTTAGGTGAGATTTTAGGCACTGGTAGAAGTAGCTATTTCTATAAGAAGTTTGTAGAAACTCAAAAAGCGATACAAGCCAGTGTTTTCCACGGCACAAGCGAATTGGCGGGTGAATTTACCATGTTTGTTTTGCCTTATCCCGGCAAATCACTCAGTGAGTTTGAAGCGGAAATGCGCCAGGCATTAGAGGAGTTCGAAAAAAATGGTGTTAAAGATGAAGATATCGAAAAGTTCAAAGCGCGATACGAATCTTCCCGTATTAACGGTTTGGCAACTGTAAGTGGTAAAGTGGCTCAACTAGCTGCATTTGAAACTTACACAGGTAACCCAAACTACATACAGGAAGAGCTTAAAAAGTATTTAGCTGTTACAAAAGAAGATGTAATAAGGGTTTACAACAAATATGTGAAAGGTAAACCAGCAGTTATTCAGAGTGTATTGGCAGAGGAAGATGGCCAACCAGCAAAACCTGACAATTTCGAGCCTACCATTGAAGGACCTAACCCCTATCCAACAACAGATTATAGTGGCTTAGAATATAAAAGACCTGAGAGCAGCTTTGATAGAAGTAAACGTCCTATTCCTAGCGCAAGTCCGTTAGTATCAGTACCTGAAGTATGGACTACTAAAATGAAGAACGGCATTAAGGTAATTGGTACTATCTCAGACGAAATTCCAACAGTAGCGATAGAGTTAACCATTAATGGTGGTCATAAAATGGAAGCCAATATGCTTGAGAAGTCGGGTGTAGCAGAAATGACCTCATCAATGCTCACCGAATCAACGGAGAATTATACTGCCGAGCAGCTATCTGAAGAATTACTAAAATTGGGAAGTAGCATCAGTGCCTCGGTGGATGATAACACAACTACGATTACTGTTCAAACACTTGTAAAAAATCTGGAACCGACCATCAAGTTGTTTGAGGAGGTGTTACTAAGACCAAAGTTTACTGAAGTTGATTTCAATAGAGTGAAGAAGCAACAATTGGAAGGTGTTAAATCGCAACAAAAGCAGCCTTCATCCATTGCTAGTAATGTGTATCGAAGATTGATTTATGGTGATGAACATGTATACTCCGTGCCAGCATCGGGTATAGAAGAAACAGTAGAAAAAATAACATTAGAAGATGTTAAAAATTTCTATACCAATTATTACTCACCATCATTATCTGAACTGGTAATTGTTGGGGACATCAGTAAGAATGACATCATTAAAAAACTCTCTTTTTTAACTAATTGGCAGGCCAAAGAGGTAACAATCCCTGATGTGAACGTGAATAAAAAAGTTGATCGAACAAAAATCTATTTGGTTGATAAAGAATCTGCACCACAGTCAGAAATTAGGATTGGATACCTTACGGACATGACCTACGATGCCACTGGAGAATACTTTGAAAGCTACCTGATGAATTTCAACCTGGGTGGCGCTTTTAACAGTAGAATTAATTTGAACCTTAGAGAAGATAAAGGCTATACTTACGGTGCAGGAATGTATTTCAGCAGTGACGATGATCCTGGACCATACACGGCCTATGCAGGAGTTAGAGCAAATGTTACCGACAGTGCTGTGTCAGAGTTTATGAAGGAAATAAAACTATATGCCGATAAAGGTATTAATGAAGATGAGCTGAGTTTTATGAAGAAATCGATAGGTCAGCGAGAGTCTAGAGCTTATGAAGCCCCTTGGCAAAAAACAGGATTCCTAAGAAGAATTCTACAT